From the genome of Opisthocomus hoazin isolate bOpiHoa1 chromosome 8, bOpiHoa1.hap1, whole genome shotgun sequence, one region includes:
- the LGALS2 gene encoding galectin-2 isoform X2, translating to MSEKFEIFNLDMKTGDTLKVKGKISDDADGFSINLGSSSSDLAFHFNPRFNESVIVCNSRRSKAWQAEHRDKHLCFSKGSTTKIIIEMLEDKFRVKLPDGHEVHFPNRHSYDKISYMSVKGGFRVTSFKLD from the exons ATGTCT GAAAAATTTGAAATCTTCAACCTGGATATGAAGACTGGGGATACCCTGAAGGTCAAGGGCAAGATATCTGATGATGCTGATGG GTTCAGCATCAATCTTGGCAGCAGCTCCTCGGACCTGGCATTTCACTTCAATCCCCGCTTCAATGAGTCTGTCATCGTCTGCAACTCCAGGCGCTCCAAGGCCTGGCAGGCAGAGCATCGTGATAAGCACCTCTGCTTCTCCAAGGGCTCCACTACCAAG ATCATCATTGAAATGTTGGAAGACAAATTCCGAGTGAAACTACCAGATGGGCATGAAGTGCATTTCCCCAATAGGCACTCCTATGATAAGATCAGCTACATGAGCGTCAAGGGAGGCTTCAGGGTCACCTCCTTCAAGCTGGATTGA
- the CDC42EP1 gene encoding cdc42 effector protein 1, which yields MSLGKLPVLSWVSGSHGKRRLKSELTPDMISPPLGDFRHTMHVGRGGDVFGDTSFLSNHGGADTAKANNFFARTLRHVRRTPLRSRGSGGQAGASPAPPAVSPIIKNAVSLPQLNEGTYDGGGGGRGLTSKFSFKSSSNSFSKTHQAYGLESGFCTIPRVPRSEKAQESTYPGEAELKRSDSLLSFRLDLGPSLMSELLQVMSFSETNGSEVGEDGPDLPCGEGTRDRVPLTSGASHGEDKETASFWDRSRQSRLSGASSLPGLSVHANGEAHAIEGAGEDPAWALGPGAAPRGTPWQGHWNDCTIEAGEFDRAAQVLARHYGGTSTPRSSEKGEGPRQARTQTQWESPSSSLWRSQVTGESRSPEATWNQEEEEEEEEEEEAAELSSLHGGYTGARVVRSNSFEYSDEEEDDEVKV from the exons ATGAGCCTGGGGAAGCTGCCTGTGCTCAGCTGGGTGTCGGGCTCCCACGGCAAGCGGCGGCTGAAGTCGGAGCTGACACCGGACATGATCAGCCCACCGCTGGGGGACTTTCGGCACACCATGCACGTGGGGCGCGGCGGGGACGTCTTCGGGGACACCTCCTTCCTCAGCAACCACGGTGGGGCCGACACAGCCAAAGCCAACAACTTCTTCGCCCGGACGCTGCGCCACGTCCGCCGGACGCCACTGAGGAGCCGGGGCAGCGGGGGCCAAGCAGGGGCATCGCCTGCCCCCCCCGCCGTCTCGCCCATCATCAAGAACGCCGTCTCGCTGCCGCAGCTCAACGAGGGGACATACGACGGTGGTGGTGGGGGCCGGGGCTTGACCAGCAAGTTCTCCTTCAAAAGTTCCTCCAACAGCTTCTCCAAAACACACCAGGCCTACG GGCTGGAGTCCGGGTTTTGCACCATCCCTCGCGTCCCTCGCTCGGAAAAGGCCCAGGAGAGCACCTACCCCGGGGAAGCAGAGCTGAAGCGCTCCGACTCCCTGCTCTCCTTCCGCCTTGACCTGGGGCCCTCCCTGATGAGCGAGCTTCTCCAGGTGATGAGCTTCTCCGAAACCAACGGGAGCGAGGTGGGGGAGGATGGCCCAGACCTCCCATGTGGTGAAGGGACCAGGGACAGGGTCCCTCTGACATCGGGTGCATCCCATGGAGAGGACAAGGAAACGGCCAGCTTCTGGGACCGCTCCAGGCAGAGCAGGCTGTCAGGGGCCAGCTCGCTGCCGGGACTGTCTGTCCATGCCAATGGAGAGGCACACGCCATCGAGGGCGCTGGAGAGGACCCTGCCTGGGCTTtggggccgggggcagcgcccAGAGGGACCCCGTGGCAGGGGCACTGGAACGACTGCACCATCGAGGCGGGAGAGTTTGACCGGGCGGCCCAGGTCCTGGCCCGTCATTACGGtgggaccagcaccccgcggagcTCAGAGAAGGGTGAGGGTCCCCGGCAGGCCCGGACGCAGACCCAGTGggagagccccagcagcagcctgtggcGGTCGCAAGTGACAGGGGAGAGCCGGTCCCCCGAGGCCACCTGGAaccaagaagaggaggaggaggaggaggaggaagaggaggcggccGAGCTCTCCAGCCTGCACGGGGGGTACACTGGTGCCCGGGTGGTGCGCAGCAATTCCTTCGAGTACAGTgatgaggaggaagatgatgaagtCAAGGTGTGA